One Streptomyces sp. L2 genomic window carries:
- a CDS encoding transcriptional regulator, whose product MTTHVEDFAHALRELKERSGRTYGSLATRMNVSTSTLHRYCHGAAVPTEFGPVERFARLCGATREELTALHRRWLLADSVRREPGRPASEAPAEPEVQEPSATPEGAVPDPGAEPDPDPQRPRRPRRTKAAALLSGVAALAVALPLGLHAGFGADGGRPTAAHRQGVADVSAAGTPSARSAEATASGTPSASPSAHASRKSGGTAPEAGRAASKAPVKDGGGAPPVQVSVLSDNWDTQCGQWFALPQTPDKVPPPPSLQETNAWAAALGGIPGGHLRLQLTAQSMHGQPVVLHALYVRVVSSTPAPKQNAYTPGSGCGGGLTPASFAVDLDVPVPRAKPAPGLEGARKTPTTNFPYQISTHDPQVLDVDAHTSDRVVSWYLQLVWSCGDRQGTLRVDDHGRPFRTAGLKNDPAYFYDGSAWAKADPVE is encoded by the coding sequence ATGACCACGCACGTCGAGGATTTCGCACACGCGCTGCGCGAGCTGAAGGAGCGGTCGGGGCGCACCTACGGCTCACTCGCCACCCGGATGAACGTCAGCACCTCCACGCTGCACCGCTACTGCCACGGCGCGGCCGTGCCGACCGAGTTCGGCCCGGTGGAACGGTTCGCCCGGCTGTGCGGGGCGACTCGGGAAGAGCTGACAGCGCTGCACCGGCGCTGGCTCCTCGCGGACTCGGTCCGCCGCGAGCCCGGCCGTCCGGCATCGGAGGCACCGGCCGAACCCGAGGTACAGGAACCTTCGGCCACCCCCGAGGGTGCGGTCCCGGACCCGGGCGCGGAACCGGACCCGGACCCGCAACGCCCCCGCCGCCCCCGCCGTACCAAGGCCGCCGCCCTCCTCAGCGGCGTCGCCGCCCTCGCCGTAGCGCTGCCGCTGGGGCTGCACGCGGGATTCGGGGCCGACGGCGGCCGGCCGACGGCGGCGCACCGGCAGGGGGTGGCCGACGTCAGCGCGGCGGGAACCCCGTCGGCGCGGTCGGCGGAGGCCACCGCGTCCGGCACGCCGTCGGCGTCCCCCTCAGCGCACGCCTCCCGGAAGAGTGGCGGCACCGCGCCCGAGGCGGGCCGGGCCGCGTCGAAGGCGCCGGTGAAGGACGGCGGCGGCGCACCGCCGGTGCAGGTGAGCGTGCTGTCGGACAACTGGGACACGCAGTGCGGGCAGTGGTTCGCGCTGCCGCAGACTCCGGACAAGGTCCCGCCGCCGCCGTCGCTCCAGGAGACGAACGCGTGGGCGGCCGCGCTCGGCGGGATTCCGGGCGGGCATCTGCGGCTCCAGTTGACCGCGCAGAGCATGCACGGGCAGCCGGTGGTGCTGCACGCGCTGTACGTGCGGGTGGTGAGCAGCACCCCGGCGCCGAAGCAGAACGCCTACACGCCGGGCTCCGGCTGCGGCGGCGGGCTGACCCCGGCGTCGTTCGCCGTGGACCTCGACGTACCGGTACCCCGCGCGAAGCCGGCGCCCGGCCTCGAAGGGGCCCGGAAGACGCCCACGACCAACTTCCCGTACCAGATCTCCACCCACGACCCGCAGGTCCTCGACGTGGACGCGCACACCTCGGACCGCGTCGTCAGCTGGTACCTCCAACTGGTCTGGAGCTGCGGCGACCGCCAGGGCACCCTGCGCGTCGACGACCACGGCAGGCCCTTCCGCACCGCCGGCCTCAAGAACGACCCCGCCTACTTCTACGACGGCTCGGCCTGGGCGAAGGCCGACCCGGTGGAGTGA
- a CDS encoding DUF397 domain-containing protein: MRAIDLSSVTWRKSSYSNQDGGQCLEVTDDLLDTAAWRKSSYSNQDGGNCLEVSDGVPSLVPVRDSKDAARGALLFGAGAWAAFVAGVRTGCPRSASR; the protein is encoded by the coding sequence ATGCGAGCCATCGACCTGAGCAGCGTGACATGGCGCAAGAGCAGTTACAGCAACCAGGACGGCGGCCAGTGTCTGGAAGTCACCGACGACCTCCTCGACACCGCCGCCTGGCGCAAGAGCAGCTACAGCAACCAGGACGGCGGCAACTGCCTCGAAGTCTCCGACGGCGTCCCCTCCCTCGTTCCGGTGCGGGACAGTAAGGACGCCGCCCGAGGCGCCCTCCTGTTCGGGGCGGGGGCCTGGGCGGCGTTCGTGGCGGGGGTCAGGACTGGGTGTCCGCGCTCCGCATCGAGGTGA
- a CDS encoding helix-turn-helix transcriptional regulator, whose amino-acid sequence MPPRRVITGRSQEPRQRFAEELRLLRSEKGVSLRELARVVGWDPSQFGKMENGHSLGSPEIVQALDQYYGTPGLLLALWELAMADPTQFRERYRRYMSLEAEAVSMWHYATCNLPGVLQTPGYARELLSVGGLRAEDLDAQVEARVGRQALLLAEDAPQFRTILSEGVLRTPLQEPGQWRAQLQHLQLMGNRHNVTIQVLPFSAGLLGLTNTDTMFLRDASGQTVAWVETGYSGELAQESAAVERLQLRYDRVRDSALSPGESRQFIGRMLEEASCEPST is encoded by the coding sequence ATGCCGCCGAGGCGGGTGATCACGGGGCGCAGTCAGGAGCCACGACAGCGGTTCGCGGAGGAGCTGCGGTTACTCCGGTCGGAGAAAGGGGTGTCCCTCCGGGAGTTGGCGAGAGTGGTCGGCTGGGACCCGTCCCAGTTCGGGAAGATGGAGAACGGCCACTCCCTGGGCAGTCCCGAGATCGTCCAGGCACTCGACCAGTACTACGGGACTCCGGGTCTGCTGCTGGCCCTGTGGGAGCTGGCGATGGCGGACCCTACGCAGTTCCGGGAGCGGTACCGCCGGTACATGTCGCTGGAGGCCGAGGCGGTGAGTATGTGGCACTACGCCACGTGCAATCTGCCGGGCGTACTGCAAACACCGGGATACGCACGTGAGTTGCTCAGCGTCGGCGGGCTCAGGGCTGAGGATCTGGACGCGCAGGTCGAGGCGCGGGTGGGGCGTCAGGCGTTGCTGCTGGCTGAGGACGCTCCGCAATTCCGCACGATTCTCTCCGAAGGGGTGCTGCGCACGCCGCTTCAGGAGCCCGGTCAGTGGCGAGCGCAGCTACAACACCTGCAACTCATGGGAAACCGGCACAACGTCACCATCCAGGTGCTGCCGTTCTCGGCGGGTCTCCTCGGCCTCACGAACACCGACACGATGTTCCTGCGGGACGCGAGCGGGCAGACCGTGGCCTGGGTCGAGACCGGCTACTCCGGTGAACTGGCCCAGGAATCAGCGGCCGTTGAGCGGCTTCAGCTCCGATACGATCGTGTACGCGATTCGGCGTTGTCTCCGGGCGAATCGCGGCAGTTCATCGGGCGGATGTTGGAGGAAGCGTCATGCGAGCCATCGACCTGA
- a CDS encoding DUF2993 domain-containing protein has protein sequence MRALRISLIIVVILGGLFVLADRIAVHFAEGEAADKLKSTENLASTPDVDIKGFPFLTQVAGGTLDDVEVGIDDYEAATGTAGETIRIDHLKADMKSVDFSSDYSSATAASATGTATIGYDDLMKAAKFRQTEVAPGVLAQVVGLSDGGHGKIKVAVEFEIQALHVKRTVPVLSSVSVANNKVSVRADDLPQVAGAALAEGKVRQITDFQQAIDRLPGGIKLDSVQAAEDGVDITVKGTDVKLAG, from the coding sequence ATGCGCGCGCTTCGTATATCGCTGATCATCGTCGTGATCCTGGGCGGACTCTTCGTGCTCGCGGACCGCATCGCCGTGCACTTCGCGGAGGGCGAGGCCGCGGACAAGCTGAAGTCGACGGAGAACCTCGCCTCGACGCCGGACGTGGACATCAAGGGGTTCCCGTTCCTGACCCAGGTCGCGGGCGGCACCCTGGACGACGTCGAGGTCGGCATCGACGACTACGAGGCCGCCACCGGCACGGCGGGCGAGACGATCCGCATCGACCACCTGAAGGCCGACATGAAGAGCGTCGACTTCTCCAGTGACTACAGCTCGGCCACCGCCGCGAGCGCGACCGGTACCGCGACGATCGGGTACGACGACCTGATGAAGGCCGCGAAGTTCCGGCAGACCGAGGTCGCGCCCGGGGTGCTGGCCCAGGTGGTCGGGCTGTCGGACGGGGGCCACGGGAAGATCAAGGTGGCGGTGGAGTTCGAGATCCAGGCCCTGCACGTGAAGAGGACGGTGCCGGTCCTCAGCTCGGTGTCGGTGGCGAACAACAAGGTCAGCGTGCGCGCCGACGACCTCCCGCAGGTGGCCGGCGCGGCCCTGGCCGAGGGCAAGGTCCGCCAGATCACCGACTTCCAGCAGGCCATCGACCGGCTGCCCGGCGGGATCAAGCTGGACAGTGTGCAGGCGGCCGAGGACGGCGTCGACATCACCGTCAAGGGCACCGACGTCAAGCTGGCCGGATAG
- a CDS encoding sulfurtransferase — protein sequence MSRSDVLVDADWLQEHLDDPTIAIVEVDEDTSAYEKNHIKNAIRIDWTQDLQDPIRRDFVDQEGFEKLLSGKGIANDHTVILYGGNNNWFASYAYWYFKLYGHENVKLLDGGRKKWELDARELVAGDDVPERAATDYQAKPQNTAIRAFRDDVVAAIGSQNLVDVRSPDEFSGKLLAPAHLPQEQSQRPGHVPSAKNIPWSKNANDDGTFKSDDALKELYAEENVDLAKDTIAYCRIGERSALTWFVLSELLGVQNVKNYDGSWTEYGSLVGVPIELGAAK from the coding sequence ATGAGCCGCAGCGACGTCCTGGTCGACGCCGACTGGCTCCAGGAGCACCTGGACGACCCGACCATCGCCATCGTCGAGGTGGACGAGGACACGTCCGCCTACGAGAAGAACCACATCAAGAACGCGATCCGCATCGACTGGACGCAGGATCTGCAGGACCCGATCCGCCGTGACTTCGTCGACCAGGAGGGCTTCGAGAAGCTCCTGTCCGGCAAGGGCATCGCCAACGACCACACGGTCATCCTCTACGGCGGCAACAACAACTGGTTCGCGTCGTACGCCTACTGGTACTTCAAGCTCTACGGCCACGAGAACGTCAAGCTCCTCGACGGCGGCCGCAAGAAGTGGGAGCTGGACGCCCGCGAGCTGGTCGCCGGCGACGACGTCCCCGAGCGCGCCGCGACCGACTACCAGGCCAAGCCGCAGAACACCGCGATCCGCGCCTTCCGCGACGACGTCGTCGCCGCGATCGGCTCGCAGAACCTGGTCGACGTGCGGTCCCCCGACGAGTTCTCCGGCAAGCTGCTCGCCCCGGCCCACCTGCCCCAGGAGCAGTCGCAGCGCCCCGGCCACGTGCCGTCCGCGAAGAACATCCCGTGGTCGAAGAACGCCAACGACGACGGCACCTTCAAGTCGGACGACGCCCTGAAGGAGCTGTACGCCGAGGAGAACGTCGACCTCGCCAAGGACACGATCGCCTACTGCCGCATCGGTGAGCGCTCGGCCCTGACCTGGTTCGTCCTCTCCGAGCTGCTGGGCGTCCAGAACGTCAAGAACTACGACGGCTCCTGGACCGAGTACGGCTCCCTCGTCGGCGTGCCGATCGAGCTCGGCGCCGCCAAGTAG